A DNA window from Paraburkholderia sp. IMGN_8 contains the following coding sequences:
- a CDS encoding IclR family transcriptional regulator C-terminal domain-containing protein, with translation MAALARGLSVIQAFSENQPEMTLSEVAQAAQMNVATARRALLTLHSLGYVGMQGKRFLLLPKVLSLGVAYLRSMNFKDLVNPYLQEVADEYRDSVSFAILDGDDVVYLAHVPSKRSITRRASVGYRLPAFCTSLGRILLANQPLDEQQGLLSRAPFPQYTPKTLVERDDLAREFAKALTDGFATQQDEIEMGVVSIAVPVCDPHGQVIAAINCSSETDRTTTDDLIATRLPMLREARAHIEWAIRRAPALVHSIRSS, from the coding sequence GTGGCCGCGCTTGCGCGCGGCCTCTCGGTGATCCAGGCCTTTAGCGAAAATCAGCCGGAAATGACGTTGAGCGAGGTCGCACAGGCTGCGCAAATGAACGTTGCCACGGCCCGGCGTGCGCTGCTCACTCTGCACTCGCTGGGCTACGTCGGTATGCAGGGCAAGCGTTTCCTGTTGCTGCCAAAAGTGTTGTCGCTCGGGGTGGCATATCTGCGCTCGATGAATTTTAAGGACCTTGTCAATCCCTACCTGCAGGAAGTCGCGGACGAATATCGTGATTCCGTGTCCTTTGCGATCCTCGATGGCGACGACGTCGTCTATCTCGCCCATGTACCCAGCAAGCGCAGCATCACGCGACGGGCGTCCGTGGGATATCGGCTGCCCGCCTTCTGCACGTCGCTCGGGAGGATCTTGCTGGCGAACCAGCCACTCGACGAACAACAGGGCCTGCTGAGCCGCGCCCCATTTCCGCAATACACGCCGAAGACCCTGGTCGAGCGTGACGACCTCGCCCGGGAATTCGCGAAGGCGCTGACCGACGGCTTCGCCACCCAGCAGGACGAGATCGAAATGGGCGTGGTGTCGATCGCGGTGCCGGTCTGCGATCCGCACGGCCAGGTGATCGCGGCGATCAACTGCTCGTCCGAGACGGACCGCACGACGACGGATGATCTGATCGCCACGCGTCTGCCCATGTTGCGGGAAGCGCGGGCGCACATCGAATGGGCGATCCGCCGGGCGCCCGCGCTGGTGCATTCGATCCGCTCGTCCTAG